CAACCTGCATGGCTGCATTCAGCTGCTCTCTGTAATCGTAATTAGGTCGCCTGTCATTGCCCTCTTTTTAGTGAACCTCCTAAGCTGTACTTGCCTGTACGTGGCCTGCACTTGAGAACCGATTTGCCCCATGAGCCATATGAGTCATGCATAGAGCGTCCCCAAACAACACTGATAAATTTTTTACTTTCTGATAACCTTAGACGTTTAGTTTATAGTTTCAGGAGGTAaatacctgtttcggattcatGAGGAGCACAAACTGGGGCCCTGTCTAGATAATGCCCGACTTTGAGCTGTGGATGATCTAATGTGTTATCGGggaagtttttagtcagtaggagtctaaGACACTTCCTCCCGcttcatccaaggcgggagaaaacatagaatgatattccccctaaaaaaacccCGGTAGATGACGATGCGATGGTgcttcacaaataaaaaaattacattaaacaaCGTGATcctgcaaaataaatatttttgaccaaAAGCTAACCAAATCAAACCAAGAGTAACTTGTATAATGCTAATTCACTAGAACTCAAGTCAAAAGTAAGTGTTACTATTGTCTATGCCAAAGAATGACATTTTAGACATGTGACAAATGACGTGACGTTTTATTATCAATCTGTCACTTCATGATTGAGGAATATTGCTGATTTGCTGCTCGTTTTGGgcagtaatttaatttataataacaaattggATCATAATatcttattgatattttttcacAAGTTTCTATAATACCAGTGTTCCGAATAAGTTATCACAGGAAACTGTGATTCTTATTGGTTGGAAGAAAAGTAAACAAGTTTCAATTATTTGTGGGCCCGTAATAAAACCCCAAAAGGTCAGTAAAAAACTAAGCTACATCATCTAAATAACCACCTATCATCGAATATTATTGTCACTACATCTCTTTACGTTACATTCTCAGTCTAATAAGATAACCTTGGTAAACTATTTATTCCACAGATGCAACTAACATCAGACCCAAGGCGTGCTGATAGGGAACGTCGGTTCAAACCACCTCCACCGACTTCTGCCCCAGCTGAAGATCTCACCACAGATTATATGAACATTctaggtatttatttactcaaataCTTAGTTATCTTGATACACCATGACCTACTTTCGAGTCTTTTGATACTAAAATAGTCTCTACTGTTTCCAGGTATGGTGTTCTCTATGTGTGGTCTTATGATGCGTCTTAAATGGTGTGCTTGGACTGCTGTATTCTGTTCTAGTATTAGTTTTGCTAATTCTAGAGTTTCTGATGATACCAAACAGGTATGTATACTAGTAAAGTACctacatgtatattttattgaacatttttcCCTGTATAAAGTATCTAATTGAAACAGTCTAAAGcaaaaacacataattatataagctattcaaattacttttaaaagaaacattaacACTGGAACCAATGCGCATCTCATCAATATTAATTTGCATACATTTCATTGTACTATTAACGTAATTATCTTTTCAACCAAGTAACACATTTACAGAAGTAGTTACCTCTACAATAGTAAGTTTCTTAAATCCCTGGAGTATCCCTCACCTGTTGCTATATAAGATACTACAGAAAAAGGTACATTAGGTTCAAttcttttcattaaaaaacattggtgttaattttttttaattgttttatttcagattGTGAGCTCCTTCATGTTGTCGATATCTGCAGTTGTTATGTCTTACCTACAAAATCCTGCTCCAATGTCACCTCCATGGGCCGCTCTTACAACATAGTAAATGTGTTATTTTctcaaatcatttataatttattaaataaagatattacaTGTTACATTTCTTctcattatattgttttattggatTACTTATAGTAATAGAATATTGTGTTTTAAAGTTAGTTATCtgatttacaatatttatataggcaatgtttgaataaattttatgatTTGATCCTTATCAAAAAACATCCTATTGATGAAACAGTTAATAAAACCCATCTTAGCCACACTAGCATCAATTCTGATGGAATAGCATGGTATGAGTGATTGACCAGTGGTCAGGTGAAAGACCAATGATTTGAAGTTCCTTGCGTATTACGGAGATGATTACTAGAACTAACTCCACGTCACACTACAAGTAATGACTATTTGAACCCTATAAAACCATTAGCATTTCTTGCCCAATGAGggaaatcgaacccacgacacgttgCACTACAGCCTGTCACCGAATCACTGTGCTAACCATGCAGTCTACGGAAATGataattttgtgaataataaatcgggcaatattaaacaacaattatactttttaatcaattaaaaatcaatcgtaGTCGAAATAGAataattgtacaaaaataatcgtatttgtCTATGCGCTGCAGTAAGTCAACGTCaacgtcaaatgtcaaaaataacTTGCTTGCCGGAGGAAATTCTTTCTCGCAAGTTACACGCTAACGTGTTTCTATGATTTTCTGTTACTAAAACAATTTAAGTGAAATTAGTTATAAACATTAATCTAGTTTTGTGGCATTCGCCGTGTCATCTCACTAACACCAGGATTTTAAAAAATcaggtatttaaaaatatattatttccatTAGGTTATCTTGTTTCTAACCACAACAgatgttaaattataataaatctgaatGCATGTGTAACTtacgtaaataatataaattagtacTATCAGTCGGGACCTCTGGGGTCGCCTTAGGGGTGGCATCACAACAATCATTAGCGTTTAGCAGTCTTAGTCAAAATATattgtctgttttatttttaaagtggcCCATATTCTACCTATATGCCTGCTTCTGAGTGTAGGAGATTGTCTATTACCACTCCTAAAGACAAACACAGACCTCTTGTTGGTTTccagtataataaaaaagtataattacttctttattgcaacatttataatacagtgatgaaaaaatatcatatatGACCtaaacttaggtactttaataattttcttattattctATTTGTCTTCAGGAGATTACCTTACaacacattgttttttttttcagtatattGAAAAACCTAGGTTATTATTGCACCATTTATTGCACATAATGATGAAAAGTTTTTGAAGTGACCTGAGCttactataaaaaagtaactCTTATTACATCTCTCATTAAATGCTACTAATGGCTAGACATAGCCGAAGTATACTATAACACTGACTATGTACACCTTTTTATACCTATgttctacaaataaatattttgatttgactTGTTTTGAATCTATCTTCTCTtactttctttaaaaatatcttaattataatttcagaaTGCCTCCGAAGAAAGTTGAGGAACCAGAGAAGAAGCCGTTAATTGGAAGAGTCGGTACCAATTTGAAAGTTGGTATTGTTGGTGTACCCAATGTGGGTAAATCAACATTCTTCAATGTCCTCACCAAGAGTCAAGCAGCGGCTGAGAACTTCCCCTTCTGCACCATTGATCCTAATGAAAATAAGTATCTGACTAATACtaatccattttttttaattactaataTACAACGAGAAAGATTGcttcatcaaatcaaaatctcaacaatgataataaatatttttaaataggtactaaatatttaaatgttggtTAACTAATCCATTTGGATTCATAGCCAGTTTTTAAGAGGAATACcgttgattatattttatcaatcatactacaaaatgttttattgttaagatTCAAGCCAACGCTATACATTACATATGATCGTATTATTGGTATGATCATACTATTTATATATTCTATAATAAAGTCTTATTAACTTAATATTCAATATCACAACCAAAACAAACCTCAATTTTGTCAGCCtcttattcaattaatttgaaaaaaggCCAAATACCTCCTTTCTAATTAAGAAAAACAATCAACTATTATGAAACTGACAAGTGACACATGTCAATTAAAAATGTCCTTTTGCTTTGTATTCAAAAGAAAGATttgattttctatttttgtttactaaaatGATTGAACTTGAGCAATATAAACGTAATCTTGATCTCATAGATACACATGatgtgaaacattttaaaattggtaAAGGTATAGTATATACAGGAGATACTGAATATATAAATCCAAAAGTCGAAGTAAAGAAACATGTCTCTCCACTGTTGGGTGCTGCTATTTACGGCTTAAACAATACAGCGGCTCCATTGCCTGAAGACACTAAATTTTTTGATGTCTGGTCAGATATTGATGCTCAAGAAATATACTTGAGCAAGAAGCCTacatgttacataatatttggaAAGTCTGGATCTGGAGCATATAATTTAGGAGAAGCAATGGCTAAAAAGCTAAACATACTGCACTTGTGCCCACATAATTTACTACAGGATGAATTAGCTCAAAAGAGTAGCACAGGAAAAGCTTGGGACTTTAATATgcgaaacaataaaatatgtcaatttGATATGATACTGACTatgttgaaaattaaaatgaaatctgAAGTAGTTCAACATCGAGGCTATGTAATATCAGGACTACCTTTAGTAACCTGTAGTAGAAACCCTCTTTATTGTATAGAGTCATTATATAGTGAAGATTCATTTTTACAAATAGACGAATTATTATTCGATATAATTCGtaatttgaagaaaaaaaaatccaagtcaTTTCAACTTGGAACATCACGGTCTTCTAAAAGTAGTGGTTCTCTAGCAGGAGAAGATCACGAAGAGGTAGAAGAAGAGCAGTTAGAAGATCTTCACGCTGAAGAAGCCCTGGAAGAAGAAGACCAACCCGTAGAACTGCCGATGTTTGAGCTAAACACTTGTTCCAATATTATTGTTCACAAAAAACCACATATTAAGGCGAAACAAGGTGTTATTTTTGAGCAGCttcaagaattatttaatttaccgCTAAAACCTGACATCCTTCTCCAAATTAATTGTCCTGAAATGGATTTAGTGAAAATGAGATCTCATAGGTTTCTTAACTACAAAACGGGCCAAAATGCCATCAAACCCTTTATTTCGAATTACGTCGCCGAACAAACTTGGCCTGATGAATATACTATGCATGACTATGAGAATCCTCACGAGACTCATGTGTTTCAACCTAAATACAATTGTAAACCGCCAGCGAATTTcgaaaaaaaagttattgaacAAATGTGTAGTTATAGAACTTATGTGTTTCCGTATTTGGAAAAGAAATTTAAAGAATTTGATCCAAAAATGATAATTCAATTAGACGGCCGTATGTCGTGCGGTAAAATGCTTCATAATATAATGGAGAGATTGGTTTTATTACCTATTCAACCAGTAATCACGCCTACTCCATCTACCGATGCGACACCAGAAGATATAGACGATTTTTGGGCGTATATAGAAGAATCAAACGTTATTCGTAACGGCGTTGTTAATTTCAAGTACTCTCCTTCACCCTGGTATAACAGATGTCCTGTGGAATTAAAACTTAGACGAACAGTGTCAGGGCTCACCAAATATGTTGTTTACTACCTAAAACATGTGTTTCTACTATCTTCacggaataattttattttgttcaacagGAACCCACGcccttatttaaaaataaagtatttagaaCCGACTTGCAGAATTATAATTCTAGGAACGAAAAACTCTGGAAAAACCATGATTGCTAATtgtttatcgtggctttttgaTGCTCCTATTATTGATTTCTTAACGATTGTAAgtaaagaaaaagataaaaaatatataactgtTGCCCAAACTATCCTATCGGAAATCATAGCAACTATTGAGGACGCTCGTTTACTAAAATGGCAAGCTGACGAGTCAGAACGAAtagaacaattaaaaaattGGCGTGAGTCCACGACAcagttattaaaacaatatttgccTCTACTTGTCAAAAACACACAATACGAAAAAATTAAAGCCTACAGACTTgccaaaaaagaaaaagaaatgaaaaaatacgaGAAACTAAAAAAAGCAAAAGAAGAAATAGAGCAAGAAGGAAAAGAAGAAATAGAGCAAGAAGGAAAAGAAGAAATAGAGCAAGAAGAAGAAGAGGAAGAAGAAATAGAGCAAGAAGAAGAAGAGGAAGAGGAAAAAGTAAGCGATGAAGAATATATGGATGAAGAAATGAATTGGGATTTCTTAGAAGAATTTGACGATCTCAGAACGCAGCTTAATTTTTTACCTATATTAGACAGTGAAGAAGAATGCGAGAGCGCTCTGCAAggtgaaaatattttacaatatgcACCTACAGAACTgaatacagaaataaaaaaaccttcaaTCCCTGTTCTTGGTGATGAAGATGTGACTACAGCTGTATCAGAATATATTGCTGCTAATGAACTAGAAAGCAGTCTCGAACCAACAGCTGAAGAAGTAATGGATGAAATACTCAAGTTACTCACTGAAATAGATAACCAGCATACAGTAGAAACACAGTCGGAAGAACTTTATGGAAAGTTTATTCTAGATGGTTTTTCACCTGATCCAGAATATTGGGCATAtcttaatgataaaatatttccaGATTACACGATAACTTTGATAGAAAATAGGGAAATTGATGaaaaattatatgaatattACAGCCAAAGTGATAACCACAGTAAACGTTATAACGAGACCATTTTTTCGGCTAAAGATCCACTTATTCAAACAAAACAGCGAGCTATTCATATATCACAATTGGAAGAGGctgacattaaaattattttatatgagtTAGTAGATAATGTTGTTGGCACTATGACAATACCTGAAATTGAAATGGAATCAGAAAGTGATTTTATTTCGTCTTTTACTGAAGCTATAGAAAAATTTAGAGAAAGTTGGGACAGTGCTAAAGTAAGTATAGAAGACAGGTCAAAAGTATACATTGAAATAGAGCTTGATAACAAAACTGATGTAGAAATTCTGGAAGAAACTTTAATGAAGCTACGTCAGTGTTATCGTCCAGCAGGTCAAACACCAGAAGATCAAGAACCCGAACCCACGGATGAAGATGAAATTAATGCTCCTCCTAAAGATCTTCTTACTTATAATGACACCCAATTTTTGTGTGAAACCAATATATACTGCCCAATAGCTTATTTTAAGTACGGTGTACTATGGGAAGGGAAGCcagaattttctttaaaatatgataACAAAATGCATTATTTCTGTAAAGAGGAATTTTCAGAAGTATTTACTAAAGATGTCACagaatatcaatattacaacaatccatttaaaaaaatacctagatTAAAAATTTGTGTAATAGGTCCTGTGGGTTGTGGGGCCACGTCTGTGTCGCGGCATATAGCAAAAGAGCTAGGATTATTACATATTGATTATATACACTTACTTACTGAATATATAATGCcaaaacatttcaaaagaaTTGGACGTAAACACGAAAATATGTTCACTGACGAAATTATTGATGATGAAGGAGTAGTGGAATTTCAAGTGGACGAGGAAGGAGAGAATGTAGCCACTAACGCTTTATGGAACGAAAAAGAAATGTTACGAATGTTACATAATCATTTCGAACGCGGTGGTCCTATTTTACCTGTAATTATGCAAAAAATGATTCAAAAAGTATGGCATGATCCTAGTATGAATATGGGCTTTGTTCTTGATGGTTACCCCAAGTTACCCAATGATATTGAGGATATGATGACTTGTTATGGAATACCTGATATGGTTATAGAGTTACAATCTAGTATAGAAGTCTCAATTGGTAGAATTGCTCCagaaatgtttaaaacatgGAAAGAACAACAAAATGAAGCTAAACGGGTAGCTGCAATTAAATTAGACAACGAACGAAAACAATGGATGCACAACATAACAAAAGAAATTGTAGTAAAACTATTAATCGAAGAAATTTTCGACACTATGTTTGCCTTCAAAAGTGAACTAGGTTTTGCTGCCCAAAGTGCGATAATGGATGCCGACCCTTCAGGAGATATAAACATTGATCCATTGctatttaaattatacaatgaAATGGTGCAAGAAAATCCTGAGCCTGTCGATACGAATATGTGGGAAAAAAATAGCGCAGCTCGTGAGAGAATAGAGGGTAGGTTGGAAGGAATATATGAAACTGATGATGAAAATGTGCAATCATTAAAAGAAGCTTTATTAGAACATAAAATTAAGACAGTTACAATTGACGCCACAAAACCGTTGGAAAAAGTCATTAGAAACGCTTTAACTTCGTTATCACATTTTCGAAATAGAAACGAATCATTCTttgaacaaacatttataatttctCTCGATATCGCAGAAATGTTACTTTTAAgaggattttattttttgagcaAATTCAATCGACTTTGTCCCGTTTATATCTTTGAGAATCCACGGGCCATTCAAAACTcctataaaataagtaaaaaccGAGGAACTCTTTATGCCGTTGTTCATAGgacttacatatattatataagtaacGCCGATAACGTAATCAAGTTTAGAAATAATCcactaaaatacataattgcTGATGCAGTCAATTCCTATTTCGAATATCCTCTGAGGATTGGCATCATAGGATCACCTAAATCAGGAAAAAGCACATTAGCTGCTCGATTATCTAAAGAATTTGGTCTATTATGCTTATCGAGAGGAAACTCTATGAGAAGCGTATTGGAACATATGCATTGGACGGAACTGGCGCGCCAAATGAGGAAAACTCTTTCAAAAGGCAACGAAATTGATTCTAACCAAATTGTACAATCTGTACAAGCAATGGCTATTGATCACCGAACGGAGACTTACGGCTACGTCACAGATGGTGTTCCTGCCAGTCCTTACCGAGCTCAAGGCTATGTCAAAAATGGACTTTATCCTAATATCATTTTCGATATTAGTTCAGCTAAAGataaatgtttacataattCACAAAATGAAATTTATAATGATATTCTAAAACATATGCCGCCTTACCCCTATCCACTAATTGAAATGAGATACGAGAATTGGGCACAAAGACAACACTTAATTCGGGATTGGATCGCAGAGGACTATCAAAATCTATTTGTGCTTGATGGCACTAATAGCAAGTGGCACGTTTTCAACCAAGCCCTTGTTCACCTAAAAGAGTTAAATAATAAGattcattattatgtacttaatgtTGATAAGACCATTGTGAAAGCTATTTGTATTTCGAATGCGGCTTTCAAAGAACGTGAATCCCAGTATAAAACATTGTGTCcagtttgttttcataaaaaaatatacaaacatatgGGCAGCTTTTTTGGCGGTAAAACGGGTGTTGTTCAATAcaagaataaattttattggGTTTGCTCCGAACACATGGAATTGGTTATGTCGTTTCCACATTGTTATTTGACAGATATTGAAATAGAAATTCCAGAAATACCAGCTATAATCAACATAGTAAATATagattatatttatgaaaatggaGTTTGCGTTGTAACATATGCTGAAAATTTACCtgcacaaacaataaatattggCACAAACGAATATGCTGCAAGTTACTCTGGAAAAATGTACTTATTCTGTAGTAGGACATGTCTAAGTAAATTTTTGTGTAAACCATACTTATATCACGATATTACTATATTTAAAGAAGCAAGAATTTTCCCAAAACTTACTTTAAAGCAGCTTCCCAACCTTGGCTACTTGGAGCAAACATTAGGCAATATGCTGACAGAAGCGTGTTGTTCTGTGAATGTAGTCAGACCTAAGTATCCAGGTCTTAGTTTCCAAACGTCTGCATTGATTTATATTGCATTGTACCTGAAGACGCACAACTCTCTCACATCTAAACACCACAAAGAGAtgtatattaaatgtttaaaaatatttgaagctCGGTGTAAATTGATGTTAAGTGTAGGACTGCGCTTAAGGTCAATGGATAATCCGTTTGCGAACTATCCTAAATGTCACCATAGAGAACCGACACTTCGGCCGCACCAATTGGGTGACCCATTCTTATCTTCGGCACAAATACAGACACCTTCACTGATGCTTCACAGAACGTCAAATTATGTTCAAATTCACAAGCCTTCATTCCTTACTGTGCAAACTAAACGTTCGAGGATCAGTAGTCAAATGGAAAGGAACTAAGATACTAAGAAAAACACACGTAACATAAATATAGTCCATTGCGTGTGCGCATgatgaacataattattattatttatttttaaactgatatttatttctaaggCTTCAAGGTCAAGGTTTCATCACGCTAtcagactaatattataaatgtaatagtttgtttgtttggtttaatgtttgtccgtcaatcacgctgaaactactgaaaatgAGCTGactgataggatactttttattacaagttaatagctttataataatttagtagaGAATATTCTGGGATTTTAGTTCtatgttttagtttataaaGAGGAACAAAGTTtaagtttttcattatttatagaaatgttctgcacaaacattttgtttctcgaattattatttaatttgaattgcaTTCCATTTGAAATAGCATCAGATATAGCTGCAAATCCATAGTACTAAGTACAGCCAAATGATTTTCAGCTCTATTGCTTTGCTGTTATGATAGCTTTATAATCTGTTGTTGATAATATGTATGCTACttaataataaaccttaaaaccCGTGCAATGAATACCAAAATCCACTACTAGGTCTAATGTTATTTCAAAGGGtgttatagttttattgtttttgtactagataattatgtaattatgagGGAAGACGGCCGtattaataagatttaaaaGACGTCTTTACCTGTTTTGTTTTAAtcatgattaataataattatattatttagattaatAGATGTTGTCTATAATAAACTCAGTTTTTCATTTATGTCTCTATCAAGAGCATTTTAAGGTTAGCATCGTATTAATTtcttcataattaaaatatatttatatgttttatatttcatacagaTGTATAATGCTAGTTTTCTTTCCAGCACGTAGGGTACCAGTGCCAGATGAGCGTTTTGACTACCTCTGTGAGTTCCACAAACCAGCCAGGTAAaagaatattttcattaatgtcATCAAACTCATAGAACGTAAATAATAACTACATTGTCATTAAATTCAGAGAAACATCatttaatttcacatacacgtaGTAAACCAGGCGTATTTAATAATCTAGGAAACGCCCAATAATTCTTTGTGCAATCCCCTTACCCCTTAATCAATATTTGCGCAATACCCTTACCCCTTCATCAATATTTGCAGTTCAATCATTCTATCAACGAGGAATATAcccaagatattttttttgtttacagcaAAGTACCAGCGTTTTTGAATGTCGTAGACATTGCTGGTCTCGTCCGTGGAGCAGCTGAAGGTCAAGGTCTTGGAAACGCCTTCTTATCACACATTAAAGCCTGTGATGCCATCTTCAATCTGTGCCGTAAGTGTATCATTATAAGATTCATTATTCTTCTGATACTTGCTTGTTTAGTCTGACTGAAAAAATTGGTGTAATGCAAAATAAACCCAATTGAGTAAATTCATAAAGTTGAATTTGCATTACCGatactttttttacaaaatcaatctaatttaaaccttatccggaaagtaatagaaataattttcaGGTGCCTTCGACGATGAGGATGTTATTCACGTGGACGGTGAAGTAAATCCAGTGAGAGATTTGGAAACCATTGGTGAAGAACTTCGGTTGAAGGATGAAGAGCAGCTAATGCAGAACTTTGAGAAACTTGACAGAGTAGTCAACAGGGGCGGGGATAAGAAACTGAAACCTGAATATGTAAGTCTTATTTTACTATCGGAGACTCCATTCCCCCATCCCAAAAGACTGGTTCTCATGTCCTAAGAATAAAAAtccctaaaataaaagattataaaaaaggCTAGCCACGTACTTGTAACTTCTCCGTTGCGAATGTCCATAggtggcgctgattgcttacaaACTTGTGATACATCTGCTCTTTGTTAAATAAAGTACTGTTATTATTCTGAACACTTCGCCATCATATAATATCCAAGACTTTTATTGTCAAACAAAGACTCAATGAATGAATTCTAGATAGCAGCCTATCTGCAGGCAATAACTCCTGATCTTATTTGGTCCATTTCAATACATCTGTTCtgatttcttattattattattacactgTTGCAGGACGCGCTGACAAGAATCAAAACCATCCTAGTTGATGAAAAGAAACACATTCGTTTCGGAGACTGGAGTGCCGCTGATGTAAGTATTTGATTTTGTACCTTATTCACGCAGCAGAGAATTCAGTTTAGATATGCTACGTCCTCTTTCAGTCAAATATAGACTTCATACTTACGGTTATACGtaaccggagctgcgaactacctagcgggtttaccagagctccggctcgaaatctGGAGTACTCTGtctcagtctgacactccctctcgcctcgcctaaggcgagagaagtcattggatgattattcccccttaaaaaaagcttatACGTAAATGTtaacgtgttttatttttgtagatgtttttcaaaattaatataaatat
This window of the Spodoptera frugiperda isolate SF20-4 chromosome 23, AGI-APGP_CSIRO_Sfru_2.0, whole genome shotgun sequence genome carries:
- the LOC118267233 gene encoding adenylate kinase 9; the protein is MIELEQYKRNLDLIDTHDVKHFKIGKGIVYTGDTEYINPKVEVKKHVSPLLGAAIYGLNNTAAPLPEDTKFFDVWSDIDAQEIYLSKKPTCYIIFGKSGSGAYNLGEAMAKKLNILHLCPHNLLQDELAQKSSTGKAWDFNMRNNKICQFDMILTMLKIKMKSEVVQHRGYVISGLPLVTCSRNPLYCIESLYSEDSFLQIDELLFDIIRNLKKKKSKSFQLGTSRSSKSSGSLAGEDHEEVEEEQLEDLHAEEALEEEDQPVELPMFELNTCSNIIVHKKPHIKAKQGVIFEQLQELFNLPLKPDILLQINCPEMDLVKMRSHRFLNYKTGQNAIKPFISNYVAEQTWPDEYTMHDYENPHETHVFQPKYNCKPPANFEKKVIEQMCSYRTYVFPYLEKKFKEFDPKMIIQLDGRMSCGKMLHNIMERLVLLPIQPVITPTPSTDATPEDIDDFWAYIEESNVIRNGVVNFKYSPSPWYNRCPVELKLRRTVSGLTKYVVYYLKHVFLLSSRNNFILFNRNPRPYLKIKYLEPTCRIIILGTKNSGKTMIANCLSWLFDAPIIDFLTIVSKEKDKKYITVAQTILSEIIATIEDARLLKWQADESERIEQLKNWRESTTQLLKQYLPLLVKNTQYEKIKAYRLAKKEKEMKKYEKLKKAKEEIEQEGKEEIEQEGKEEIEQEEEEEEEIEQEEEEEEEKVSDEEYMDEEMNWDFLEEFDDLRTQLNFLPILDSEEECESALQGENILQYAPTELNTEIKKPSIPVLGDEDVTTAVSEYIAANELESSLEPTAEEVMDEILKLLTEIDNQHTVETQSEELYGKFILDGFSPDPEYWAYLNDKIFPDYTITLIENREIDEKLYEYYSQSDNHSKRYNETIFSAKDPLIQTKQRAIHISQLEEADIKIILYELVDNVVGTMTIPEIEMESESDFISSFTEAIEKFRESWDSAKVSIEDRSKVYIEIELDNKTDVEILEETLMKLRQCYRPAGQTPEDQEPEPTDEDEINAPPKDLLTYNDTQFLCETNIYCPIAYFKYGVLWEGKPEFSLKYDNKMHYFCKEEFSEVFTKDVTEYQYYNNPFKKIPRLKICVIGPVGCGATSVSRHIAKELGLLHIDYIHLLTEYIMPKHFKRIGRKHENMFTDEIIDDEGVVEFQVDEEGENVATNALWNEKEMLRMLHNHFERGGPILPVIMQKMIQKVWHDPSMNMGFVLDGYPKLPNDIEDMMTCYGIPDMVIELQSSIEVSIGRIAPEMFKTWKEQQNEAKRVAAIKLDNERKQWMHNITKEIVVKLLIEEIFDTMFAFKSELGFAAQSAIMDADPSGDINIDPLLFKLYNEMVQENPEPVDTNMWEKNSAARERIEGRLEGIYETDDENVQSLKEALLEHKIKTVTIDATKPLEKVIRNALTSLSHFRNRNESFFEQTFIISLDIAEMLLLRGFYFLSKFNRLCPVYIFENPRAIQNSYKISKNRGTLYAVVHRTYIYYISNADNVIKFRNNPLKYIIADAVNSYFEYPLRIGIIGSPKSGKSTLAARLSKEFGLLCLSRGNSMRSVLEHMHWTELARQMRKTLSKGNEIDSNQIVQSVQAMAIDHRTETYGYVTDGVPASPYRAQGYVKNGLYPNIIFDISSAKDKCLHNSQNEIYNDILKHMPPYPYPLIEMRYENWAQRQHLIRDWIAEDYQNLFVLDGTNSKWHVFNQALVHLKELNNKIHYYVLNVDKTIVKAICISNAAFKERESQYKTLCPVCFHKKIYKHMGSFFGGKTGVVQYKNKFYWVCSEHMELVMSFPHCYLTDIEIEIPEIPAIINIVNIDYIYENGVCVVTYAENLPAQTINIGTNEYAASYSGKMYLFCSRTCLSKFLCKPYLYHDITIFKEARIFPKLTLKQLPNLGYLEQTLGNMLTEACCSVNVVRPKYPGLSFQTSALIYIALYLKTHNSLTSKHHKEMYIKCLKIFEARCKLMLSVGLRLRSMDNPFANYPKCHHREPTLRPHQLGDPFLSSAQIQTPSLMLHRTSNYVQIHKPSFLTVQTKRSRISSQMERN
- the LOC118267277 gene encoding protein Asterix — translated: MQLTSDPRRADRERRFKPPPPTSAPAEDLTTDYMNILGMVFSMCGLMMRLKWCAWTAVFCSSISFANSRVSDDTKQIVSSFMLSISAVVMSYLQNPAPMSPPWAALTT
- the LOC118267259 gene encoding obg-like ATPase 1, with the protein product MPPKKVEEPEKKPLIGRVGTNLKVGIVGVPNVGKSTFFNVLTKSQAAAENFPFCTIDPNENKVPVPDERFDYLCEFHKPASKVPAFLNVVDIAGLVRGAAEGQGLGNAFLSHIKACDAIFNLCRAFDDEDVIHVDGEVNPVRDLETIGEELRLKDEEQLMQNFEKLDRVVNRGGDKKLKPEYDALTRIKTILVDEKKHIRFGDWSAADIEVLNKYLFLTSKPALYLVNLSEKDYIRKKNKWLPKLKEWIDKNDPGAPLIPFSGTLEMKLLEMEPAERQAFLKENNLTSALDKIIVQGYKALQLEYFFTAGPDEVKAWTIQKGTKAPQAAGRIHTDFEKGFIMAEVMHFKDFKEEGTEAACKAAGKYRQQGRNYVVEDGDIIFFKFNAGAGLKDAKKK